One genomic window of Hippopotamus amphibius kiboko isolate mHipAmp2 chromosome 10, mHipAmp2.hap2, whole genome shotgun sequence includes the following:
- the LOC130830517 gene encoding S-phase kinase-associated protein 1-like produces MLEDLGMRDEGDDDPIPLPNVNAAVFKKVIQWGTHHKDALPLPEDDENKEKRTDDIPVWDQEFLKVDQGTLFELILAANYLDFKGLLDVTCKTVANMLKGKTPEEI; encoded by the coding sequence ATGTTGGAAGATTTGGGAATGCGTGATGAAGGAGATGATGATCCAATCCCCTTGCCAAATGTAAATGCAGCAGTATTTAAAAAGGTCATTCAGTGGGGCACCCACCACAAGGatgctcttcctcttcctgaggatgatgagaacaaagaaaagcgAACAGATGACATCCCTGTTTGGGATCAAGAATTCCTGAAAGTTGACCAAGGAACACTTTTTGAGCTTATATTGGCTGCAAACTACTTAGACTTCAAAGGTTTGCTTGATGTTACCTGCAAGACTGTTGCCAATATGCTCAAGGGGAAAACTCCTGAGGAGATATGA